The following coding sequences lie in one Chelmon rostratus isolate fCheRos1 chromosome 2, fCheRos1.pri, whole genome shotgun sequence genomic window:
- the wdr82 gene encoding WD repeat-containing protein 82 — translation MKLTDNVLRSFRVAKVFRENSDKINCFDFSSNGETIISSSDDDSLVLYDCQEGKPKRTLYSKKYGVDLIRYTHAANTVVYSSNKIDDTIRYLSLHDNKYIRYFPGHNKRVTSLSMSPVDDTFISGSLDKTIRLWDLRSPNCQGLMHLQGKPVCSFDPEGLIFAAGINSEMVKLYDLRSFDKGPFATFKLQYDRTCEWTGLKFSNDGKLILLSTNGGALRILDAFKGAVLHSFGGYNNSKGVTLEASFTPDSQFVMIGSEDGKIHVWNAESGMKVALLDGKHTGPITCLQFNPKFMTFASACSNMAFWLPTIDD, via the exons ATGAAGCTGACGGACAATGTGCTGCGGAGCTTCAGAGTTGCTAAGGTGTTTCGAGAAAACTCAGACAAAATTAATTGTTTTGACTTCAGTTCAAACGGAGAAACGATTATTTCCAGCAGCGACGACGATTCGTTAGTCTTGTACGACTGCCAAGAGGGAAA ACCCAAGAGGACTCTCTACAGTAAGAAGTATGGAGTGGATCTGATCAGGTACACACATGCTGCAAACACTGTGGTCTACAGTTCCAACAAAATCGATG ATACCATCCGGTACCTGTCCCTTCATGACAACAAATACATCCGCTACTTTCCTGGGCATAACAAGAG AGTGACATCACTCTCCATGTCTCCTGTGGACGACACATTTATTTCTGGCTCTTTAGATAAAACTATCAGACTGTGGGATTTGCGGTCACCTAACTGCCAG GGTCTGATGCACCTGCAGGGGAAGCCAGTGTGCTCCTTTGATCCAGAGGGCCTAATCTTTGCTGCTGGAATAAATTCAGAGATGGTTAAACTTTATGACCTGCGGTCGTTTGACAAG GGCCCCTTTGCAACCTTCAAGCTTCAATATGACCGGACATGTGAGTGGACAGGACTCAAGTTCAGCAATGACGGGAAACTCATTCTTCTTTCTACGAATGGTGGAGCCCTTCGCATCTTGGATGCTTTCAAGGGTGCTGTGCTACATTCCTTCGGG GGCTACAACAACAGTAAAGGTGTAACACTGGAGGCGTCGTTCACTCCGGATTCTCAGTTTGTTATGATTG GCTCTGAGGATGGAAAGATCCACGTGTGGAATGCAGAGAGCGGTATGAAGGTAGCATTACTAGATGGGAAGCACACAGGACCAATTACCTGCCTGCAGTTTAACCCCAAGTTCATGACGTTTGCAAGTGCCTGTTCCAACATG GCATTCTGGCTCCCCACCATTGATGACTGA
- the LOC121613737 gene encoding twinfilin-2 isoform X2, with amino-acid sequence MFLALVVTPELREFLARARGGAVRLMKVRIQDEQLVLGAYREPEKSWDQDYDHFLLPLLDDQEPCYILYRLDSQNAQGYEWIFISWSPDQSPVKQKMLYAATRATVKKEFGGGHVKYEIFGTAEEDICLLGYQRHVSSCSGPAPLTLAEQELQRIKISEVKTEISVESKHQTLQGLAFPLQETAKRALQQLAQKRINYIQLRLDVEKETIELVHSNPTETRDLPRRVPKDTPRYHFFLYKHSHEGDYLESVVFIYSMPGYSCSIKERMLYSSCKSRLLDGVEKDYHLEIAKKLEIDNGDELTEEFLYDEVHPKQHAHKQAFAKPRGPAGKRGHKRLIKGPGGTIQES; translated from the exons ATGTTTCTCGCACTGGTGGTGACACCAGAGCTCAGGGAGTTCCTGGCCAGGGCAAGAGGTGGAGCAGTGCGCCTCATGAAGGTGCGCATCCAAGATG AGCAGCTGGTGCTGGGGGCCTACAGAGAGCCAGAAAAGAGCTGGGACCAGGATTatgatcacttcctgcttcctctcctggATGACCAGGAGCCCTGCTACATCCTATACCGTCTCGACTCCCAGAATGCACAGGGCTACGAGTGGATCTTCATATCATGGTCCCCTGACCAGTCTCCG GTGAAACAAAAGATGCTGTATGCCGCCACCCGTGCCACAGTGAAGAAAGAGTTTGGCGGTGGCCACGTGAAGTATGAGATATTTGGCACAGCTGAG GAGGACATCTGTTTGCTAGGCTACCAGCGTCATGTGTCGTCCTGCTCGGGTCCTGCCCCGCTCACATTAGCCGAGCAGGAGCTCCAGAGGATCAAAATCAGCGAG GTGAAGACAGAAATCAGTGTGGAGAGTAAGCACCAGACACTTCAGGGCCTCGCTTTCCCACTGCAGGAGACAGCCAAAAGAGCCCTGCAGCAACTGGCCCAAAAACGCATCAACTACATCCAACTG AGGTTGGATGTGGAGAAGGAGACAATCGAGCTGGTCCACTCCAACCCGACAGAAACCCGCGACTTGCCCCGCAGAGTTCCCAAAGACACTCCCAGATACCACTTCTTCCTTTACAAACACTCCCACGAAGGAGACTACCTGGAATCTGTCG TGTTCATATACTCCATGCCAGGATACAGCTGTAGCATTAAGGAGCGCATGTTGTATTCCAGCTGCAAGAGTCGACTACTTGATGGGGTGGAGAAAGATTACCATTTGGAAATTGCTAAAAAG TTGGAGATCGATAACGGAGATGAACTGACGGAGGAGTTTCTGTACGACGAGGTCCACCCCAAGCAGCACGCCCACAAACAGGCCTTCGCTAAGCCCCGCGGCCCAGCCGGGAAAAGGGGACACAAGCGCCTCATTAAGGGGCCGGGAGGGACTATACAGGAAAGCTAG
- the LOC121613737 gene encoding twinfilin-2 isoform X1: MFLALVVTPELREFLARARGGAVRLMKVRIQDEQLVLGAYREPEKSWDQDYDHFLLPLLDDQEPCYILYRLDSQNAQGYEWIFISWSPDQSPVKQKMLYAATRATVKKEFGGGHVKYEIFGTAEEDICLLGYQRHVSSCSGPAPLTLAEQELQRIKISEGRVKQVKTEISVESKHQTLQGLAFPLQETAKRALQQLAQKRINYIQLRLDVEKETIELVHSNPTETRDLPRRVPKDTPRYHFFLYKHSHEGDYLESVVFIYSMPGYSCSIKERMLYSSCKSRLLDGVEKDYHLEIAKKLEIDNGDELTEEFLYDEVHPKQHAHKQAFAKPRGPAGKRGHKRLIKGPGGTIQES, translated from the exons ATGTTTCTCGCACTGGTGGTGACACCAGAGCTCAGGGAGTTCCTGGCCAGGGCAAGAGGTGGAGCAGTGCGCCTCATGAAGGTGCGCATCCAAGATG AGCAGCTGGTGCTGGGGGCCTACAGAGAGCCAGAAAAGAGCTGGGACCAGGATTatgatcacttcctgcttcctctcctggATGACCAGGAGCCCTGCTACATCCTATACCGTCTCGACTCCCAGAATGCACAGGGCTACGAGTGGATCTTCATATCATGGTCCCCTGACCAGTCTCCG GTGAAACAAAAGATGCTGTATGCCGCCACCCGTGCCACAGTGAAGAAAGAGTTTGGCGGTGGCCACGTGAAGTATGAGATATTTGGCACAGCTGAG GAGGACATCTGTTTGCTAGGCTACCAGCGTCATGTGTCGTCCTGCTCGGGTCCTGCCCCGCTCACATTAGCCGAGCAGGAGCTCCAGAGGATCAAAATCAGCGAG GGCCGCGTTAAACAG GTGAAGACAGAAATCAGTGTGGAGAGTAAGCACCAGACACTTCAGGGCCTCGCTTTCCCACTGCAGGAGACAGCCAAAAGAGCCCTGCAGCAACTGGCCCAAAAACGCATCAACTACATCCAACTG AGGTTGGATGTGGAGAAGGAGACAATCGAGCTGGTCCACTCCAACCCGACAGAAACCCGCGACTTGCCCCGCAGAGTTCCCAAAGACACTCCCAGATACCACTTCTTCCTTTACAAACACTCCCACGAAGGAGACTACCTGGAATCTGTCG TGTTCATATACTCCATGCCAGGATACAGCTGTAGCATTAAGGAGCGCATGTTGTATTCCAGCTGCAAGAGTCGACTACTTGATGGGGTGGAGAAAGATTACCATTTGGAAATTGCTAAAAAG TTGGAGATCGATAACGGAGATGAACTGACGGAGGAGTTTCTGTACGACGAGGTCCACCCCAAGCAGCACGCCCACAAACAGGCCTTCGCTAAGCCCCGCGGCCCAGCCGGGAAAAGGGGACACAAGCGCCTCATTAAGGGGCCGGGAGGGACTATACAGGAAAGCTAG
- the LOC121613737 gene encoding twinfilin-2 isoform X3, giving the protein MLVLGAYREPEKSWDQDYDHFLLPLLDDQEPCYILYRLDSQNAQGYEWIFISWSPDQSPVKQKMLYAATRATVKKEFGGGHVKYEIFGTAEEDICLLGYQRHVSSCSGPAPLTLAEQELQRIKISEGRVKQVKTEISVESKHQTLQGLAFPLQETAKRALQQLAQKRINYIQLRLDVEKETIELVHSNPTETRDLPRRVPKDTPRYHFFLYKHSHEGDYLESVVFIYSMPGYSCSIKERMLYSSCKSRLLDGVEKDYHLEIAKKLEIDNGDELTEEFLYDEVHPKQHAHKQAFAKPRGPAGKRGHKRLIKGPGGTIQES; this is encoded by the exons ATG CTGGTGCTGGGGGCCTACAGAGAGCCAGAAAAGAGCTGGGACCAGGATTatgatcacttcctgcttcctctcctggATGACCAGGAGCCCTGCTACATCCTATACCGTCTCGACTCCCAGAATGCACAGGGCTACGAGTGGATCTTCATATCATGGTCCCCTGACCAGTCTCCG GTGAAACAAAAGATGCTGTATGCCGCCACCCGTGCCACAGTGAAGAAAGAGTTTGGCGGTGGCCACGTGAAGTATGAGATATTTGGCACAGCTGAG GAGGACATCTGTTTGCTAGGCTACCAGCGTCATGTGTCGTCCTGCTCGGGTCCTGCCCCGCTCACATTAGCCGAGCAGGAGCTCCAGAGGATCAAAATCAGCGAG GGCCGCGTTAAACAG GTGAAGACAGAAATCAGTGTGGAGAGTAAGCACCAGACACTTCAGGGCCTCGCTTTCCCACTGCAGGAGACAGCCAAAAGAGCCCTGCAGCAACTGGCCCAAAAACGCATCAACTACATCCAACTG AGGTTGGATGTGGAGAAGGAGACAATCGAGCTGGTCCACTCCAACCCGACAGAAACCCGCGACTTGCCCCGCAGAGTTCCCAAAGACACTCCCAGATACCACTTCTTCCTTTACAAACACTCCCACGAAGGAGACTACCTGGAATCTGTCG TGTTCATATACTCCATGCCAGGATACAGCTGTAGCATTAAGGAGCGCATGTTGTATTCCAGCTGCAAGAGTCGACTACTTGATGGGGTGGAGAAAGATTACCATTTGGAAATTGCTAAAAAG TTGGAGATCGATAACGGAGATGAACTGACGGAGGAGTTTCTGTACGACGAGGTCCACCCCAAGCAGCACGCCCACAAACAGGCCTTCGCTAAGCCCCGCGGCCCAGCCGGGAAAAGGGGACACAAGCGCCTCATTAAGGGGCCGGGAGGGACTATACAGGAAAGCTAG
- the LOC121623165 gene encoding cytokine-inducible SH2-containing protein-like, whose product MILCVPGPRAPLPAAPSTEAPRGMRAGTVPPTPCLQSTPPLWDPTKDLRAIASNFCFLENSGWYWGAVTAAQAHAALHEASEGAFLVRDSSHPLYMLTLSVRTARGPTSIRIQYSGARFLLDSSSPARPSLSSFPNVPSLVQHYMGPERKAEEGKVEERAPSKPSQQTIQDSSVVLKLKRAVYKPQGLPSLQHLTRLVINRHSDCPDQLPLPRPLLRYIQDYPFKV is encoded by the exons ATGATTCTCTGCGTGCCAGG TCCAAGAGCTCCTCTCCCCGCTGCTCCGTCCACTGAAGCCCCACGGGGCATGCGGGCAGGGACTGTACCTCCTACTCCTTGCCTTCAAAGCACCCCTCCGCTATGGGACCCCACAAAGGACCTGCGGGCAATTGCCAGCAACTTCTGCTTTCTAGAAAATTCAG gATGGTACTGGGGAGCTGTAACTGCGGCTCAGGCCCACGCTGCCCTTCATGAGGCGTCTGAAGGAGCTTTTCTGGTACGGGACAGCAGCCACCCTCTGTACATGCTGACCCTCTCGGTCAGGACTGCACGCGGCCCCACCAGCATACGCATCCAGTACAGCGGTGCCCGGTTTTTGCTCGACTCCAGCTCCCCGGCCCGGCCCAGCCTGTCGTCCTTTCCCAACGTGCCCAGCCTGGTGCAGCACTACATGGGACcagagaggaaagcagaggaggggaaggtggaggagagggctCCTTCAAAACCCTCTCAGCAGACAATCCAGGATTCATCTGTGGTATTAAAACTGAAGCGGGCCGTTTACAAGCCCCAGGGCCTCCCCTCCTTACAGCACCTCACACGCCTCGTCATCAACAGACACTCTGACTGCCCTGACCAGCTACCACTCCCGAGACCTCTGCTGCGCTACATACAGGACTATCCCTTCAAAGTATGA
- the hemk1 gene encoding MTRF1L release factor glutamine methyltransferase, with translation MWRRPLRAGYRWSGIKGIWGSKAVRRCSTPALPAGRITARQAVDLWKRHFVETGVPEPDHSSHYIIAYLLGAKTIESLEQGKLTEFLSQEQTEQMWQLCTKRLSRMPVQYVIEEWDFRDLTLKMRPPVFIPRPETEELVELVLTDLEMKPGTGAGGDAQHTCLEVGCGSGAISLSLLKNLPQLKAIAVDQSQDAVDLTRENALRLGLQDRLQVYHIDVMKDAETVLSLCSPVSALVSNPPYLFSEDMMSLEAEVFRFEDHAALDGGNDGLTVIKQILTLSPQILSNPGRVYLEVDPRHPPLIRRWVEANVEEMHYMETRHDISGRPRFCILQRQKSNRDRKLGLD, from the exons ATGTGGAGAAGACCCCTACGTGCAGGCTACAGATGGTCTGGGATAAAG GGGATCTGGGGCTCCAAGGCAGTGCGTAGATGCAGCACTCCAGCCTTACCTGCAGGCAGAATCACAGCACGTCAGGCAGTGGACTTATGGAAGAGACACTTTGTGGAGACAGGTGTGCCGGAGCCTGACCACTCCAGCCACTACATCATTGCTTATCTGCTCGGGGCTAAAACT ATCGAAAGTCTTGAGCAGGGGAAGTTAACAGAGTTTCTCAGCcaagaacaaacagagcagatgtGGCAGCTCTGTACTAAACGCCTATCCAG AATGCCCGTGCAGTATGTGATTGAGGAGTGGGACTTCAGAGATCTGACACTGAAGATGAGACCTCCTGTGTTCATACCAAGACCTGAAACCGAG GAGTTGGTTGAACTCGTGCTCACTGATCTGGAGATGAAGCCCGGGACGGGAGCGGGTGGAGACGCTCAGCATACATGCTTGGAAGTGGGATGCGGCTCCGGTGCCATTTCTCTTAGTCTGCTGAAGAATCTGCCTCAG CTTAAAGCCATCGCCGTGGATCAAAGCCAGGATGCAGTGGATTTAACAAGAGAGAATGCGTTAAG GCTGGGCCTTCAGGACAGATTACAGGTTTATCATATAGATGTAATGAAAG aTGCAGAAACTGTGTTGAGCCTCTGTAGCCCTGTTTCAGCTTTGGTTAGTAACCCTCCGTACCTGTTCTCAGAGGATATGATGTCGTTGGAAGCGGAAGTTTTCAG GTTTGAAGACCACGCTGCTTTAGATGGAGGTAACGATGGCCTAACGGTGATCAAACAGATTTTGACTCTGTCTCCACAGATCCTATCAAATCCTGG TCGTGTTTACTTGGAGGTGGACCCCAGACACCCCCCGCTCATTCGACGGTGGGTGGAGGCGAATGTGGAAGAGATGCATTATATGGAGACACGGCACGACATCAGCGGCAG GCCACGATTCTGCATCCTTCAGCGACAGAAGTCAAACAGGGACCGCAAACTGGGTCTGGATTGA
- the nprl2 gene encoding GATOR complex protein NPRL2, giving the protein MGMTNRIECIFFSEFHPTLGPKITYQVPEEYISRELFDTVQVYIITKPELQNKLITVTAMGKKLIGCPVCIEHKKYSRNALLFNLGLVCDAQTNTCALEPIVKKLSGYLTTLELESGFISNEESKQKLLPIMSTLLEELNATGACTLPIDESNTIHLKLIQLRKDPPIVQEYDVPVFTQCKEHFIKSQWDLTTQQILHYIDGFRHIQKISAEADVELNLVRIAVQNLLYYGVVTLVSIFQYSNVYCTTPKVQSLIDDKSIQEECLNYVTKQGQKRASLRDVFQLYCGLSPGTTVRDLCSRYSQQLQRVDERRLIQFGLMKSLIRRLQKYPVKVSRDEKSRPPRLYTGCHSYDEICCKTGISYQELDERLENDPNIVVCWK; this is encoded by the exons ATGGGCATGACCAACCGAATAGAATGTATATTTTTCAGTGAATTTCACCCCACCCTGGGTCCAAAGATAACATATCAG GTCCCTGAGGAATACATTTCACGGGAGCTCTTTGACACAGTTCAGGTTTATATCATCACCAAGCCAgaactgcaaaacaaattaatAACAGT cacTGCCATGGGAAAAAAGTTAATCGGCTGTCCCGTGTGCATTGAACATAAAAAGTACAGCCGCAACGCCCTCCTCTTTAACCTTGGCCTCGTTTGTGACGCCCAGACCAACACGTGTGCCCTTGAGCCGATTGTCAAGAAGCTGTCTGGGTACCTCACAACTCTGGAG CTGGAGAGTGGCTTTATATCCAATGAGGAGAGCAAGCAGAAACTTTTACCCATTATGTCGACCTTGTTGGAAGAACTCAATGCCACAGGAGCCTGCACCTTACCCATAG aTGAGTCCAACACCATCCACCTAAAGCTGATCCAGCTGCGAAAGGACCCTCCGATTGTCCAGGAGTACGACGTGCCTGTCTTCACACAGTGCAAAGAACATTTTATCAAATCTCAGTGGGATCTCACCACTCAGCAG ATCCTGCACTATATTGATGGATTTAGACACATCCAAAAAATCTCTGCTGAGGCGGATGTAGAGCTGAATCTTGTGCGCATTGCTGTGCAGAATCTCTT GTATTATGGTGTCGTGACCTTGGTGTCAATATTTCAG TACTCCAATGTGTATTGCACCACCCCCAAAGTTCAGAGCCTCATAGATGACAAGTCCATTCAAGAGGAGTGCCTCAACTACGTCACCAAGCAGG GTCAGAAGCGTGCCAGTCTGAGAGATGTGTTCCAGCTGTACTGTGGTCTGAGTCCAGGAACCACAGTCCGAGACCTTTGTTCTCGCTACTCGCAGCAGCTTCAAAGGGTTGATGAGAG GAGGCTTATCCAGTTTGGACTGATGAAGTCTCTAATACGACGGCTACAGAAATACCCAGTGAAGGTGAGCCGCGATGAGAAGAGCAGGCCACCTCGACTCTACACCGGCTGTCATAGTTATGACGAGATCTGCTGCAAAACAG GAATCAGTTACCAGGAGCTGGACGAGCGTTTGGAGAATGATCCCAACATCGTGGTGTGCTGGAAGTGA
- the zmynd10 gene encoding zinc finger MYND domain-containing protein 10 — protein MDTSVIFPVEAEGFVQSLETFSLKEVGSARWFRQHEYIEKLNMQAILNASAMHDEFVKELLISYGKIPVLVHEMILVEVWKQKVFPILCQLQDFNPKNTFHLYMVIHHEATIINLLETIMFHKDSCEAADDSVLDLVDYCHRKLTLLASKATRESLTTRDQRNLTGKAVVSSIEELQTQSAALEFEISLKAVSVLRYITDHTESISVINRMLCTHNMPCVLVQLIDCCPWSRCTEGGVDKYINGRWQKIPAEDHLKMTKLDGQVWISLYNLLLKEDCQRKYDFNSFNKSQLLKLRSFLTEVLIDQLPNLVELQRYLAHLAVTDPAPPKKELILEQIPEIWNHIVRENSGKWKAIAKYQVKETFNPSESDLRLQAQSLARTYNLDVMESLLPEKPKCGSCGKEATKRCSRCQGEWYCQRECQVKHWPKHKKACQLMAEATEKIQRDLHIDS, from the exons ATGGACACGTCGGTTATTTTCCCTGTCGAGGCAGAGGGGTTTGTTCAAAGTCTGGAGACTTTCTCTCTCAAGGAAGTGGGCTCTGCAAG GTGGTTCAGACAGCATGAGTACATCGAGAAACTGAACATGCAGGCGATACTGAATGCTTCTGCCATGCATGATGAGTTTGTCAAGGAGCTCCTGATATCTTATGGAAAG ATACCTGTTCTGGTGCATGAAATGATCCTTGTCGAAGTGTGGAAGCAAAAAGTGTTTCCCATTTTATGTCAGCTGCAGGACTTTAATCCCAAGAACACATTTCATCTTTACATGGTG ATCCACCATGAAGCCACGATCATAAACCTTCTTGAAACGATAATGTTTCATAAG gATTCATGTGAGGCAGCTGATGACTCAGTTCTTGACTTGGTGGATTACTGCCACCGCAAACTCACCCTGCTGGCCAGCAAAGCAACCAGGGAGAGCCTGACGACCCGAGACCAACGCAACCTGACCGGCAAAGCAGTTGTTTCCTCTATAGAG GAGTTGCAGACGCAGAGTGCTGCTCTGGAGTTTGAAATCTCCCTGAaggctgtctctgtgctgcGCTACATTACGGATCACACTGAGAG catCAGTGTTATCAATCGCATGCTGTGCACCCATAACATGCCATGTGTACTGGTTCAGCTGATTGACTGCTGCCCTTGGAGTCGCTGTACAGAAG GTGGAGTAGATAAGTACATAAATGGCAGATGGCAGAAGATTCCTGCAGAGGACCATTTAAAGATGACAAAACTAGATGGTCAGGTCTGGATTTCCCTTTACAATTTGCTGCTGAAAGAAGACTGCCAACGGAAATATGACTTCAACAGTTTCAACAAGAGCCAGCTTCTAAAG CTCCGGTCTTTCTTGACAGAGGTATTGATTGATCAGCTGCCAAACCTGGTGGAGCTGCAGCGTTACCTGGCACATCTTGCAGTTACAGACCCAGCCCCTCCAAAAAAGGAGCTCATTTTAGAACag ATCCCAGAAATATGGAACCACATTGTGAGAGAGAATTCTGGGAAGTGGAAGGCAATAGCAAAGTATCAAGTCAAAGAAACGTTCAACCCATCTGAAAGCGACCTGAGACTGCAAGCACAGAG CTTGGCCCGGACGTACAACTTGGACGTGATGGAGAGTTTACTCCCTGAGAAGCCAAAGTGTGGATCCTGTGGGAAAGAGGCTACAAAGAGATGCTCCCGATGTCAGGGAGAATGGTACTGTCAGAG agaGTGTCAGGTGAAGCACTGGCCTAAACACAAGAAAGCCTGCCAGCTTATGGCTGAGGCCACAGAGAAGATCCAGAGGGACCTGCACATTGACAGCTAA